The Latilactobacillus sakei subsp. sakei DSM 20017 = JCM 1157 genome includes a window with the following:
- a CDS encoding PadR family transcriptional regulator yields MVQTISSQMLKGILQGIMLMILDKGPEYGYGLSKKMNHYGLENVPKGTIYPLLTTIEKRGLLVSKIKKSDEGPDRKYYFITAEGQIAKKEFINEWGQLQTTVLKLIEEESQI; encoded by the coding sequence ATGGTACAAACAATATCAAGTCAAATGCTGAAAGGAATTTTACAAGGAATCATGCTAATGATTCTTGATAAAGGACCAGAATATGGCTACGGTTTAAGCAAAAAAATGAATCATTATGGCCTTGAAAACGTACCTAAAGGGACTATTTATCCATTACTTACGACCATCGAAAAACGGGGGTTGCTAGTCAGCAAAATTAAAAAGTCGGATGAAGGGCCAGATAGAAAATACTATTTTATTACGGCAGAAGGGCAGATTGCTAAAAAGGAATTTATTAATGAGTGGGGCCAGTTACAAACTACGGTTCTTAAATTAATCGAAGAGGAGTCGCAAATATGA
- a CDS encoding superoxide dismutase — MTFKLPALPYEYVALDPYIDSETMHLHHDKHHKTYVTKLNAALAKHPDLASKSLHDLLTHINDLPESLQTPIRNNAGGHANHSFFWRILTENAPLMPTGELLEKIEARFGTFKDFQAEFNNAALGVFGSGWAWLVVDHDGELQIMTTPNQDSPIMSGNRPLIGLDVWEHAYYLKYQNNRIDYIENFWKIINWPLVAELI; from the coding sequence ATGACTTTTAAATTACCAGCATTACCGTATGAGTATGTTGCTTTAGATCCCTATATCGACTCCGAAACAATGCATCTTCATCATGATAAGCATCATAAGACTTATGTGACGAAGTTAAACGCAGCCTTGGCAAAACACCCCGACTTAGCTAGCAAATCCTTACACGACTTGCTAACACACATTAATGATCTTCCTGAGTCATTACAGACACCGATTCGCAATAACGCAGGGGGTCACGCTAATCATAGCTTTTTCTGGCGAATTTTGACTGAAAATGCCCCACTGATGCCAACAGGTGAATTATTAGAAAAAATTGAAGCACGTTTTGGCACCTTTAAAGATTTTCAAGCTGAATTCAATAATGCCGCACTAGGTGTTTTTGGTTCCGGTTGGGCATGGTTAGTCGTTGATCACGACGGTGAATTGCAAATCATGACCACCCCTAACCAAGATTCACCAATCATGAGTGGTAATCGCCCATTGATCGGTCTCGATGTTTGGGAACATGCATATTACTTGAAATACCAGAATAATCGCATTGACTATATCGAGAATTTCTGGAAAATAATTAATTGGCCGCTTGTGGCGGAATTAATCTAA